One Sanguibacter sp. HDW7 DNA window includes the following coding sequences:
- a CDS encoding isochorismatase family protein, with translation MARALIVVDVQNDFCEGGALGVEGGHDVARGVAARIAEGGYDLVVTTQDWHVDPGTHWSTTPDFLDTWPVHCEAGTPGAEVHADVAAALAATDMPVAGVRKGAYEAAYSGFEGVDADGTGLAGVLAAAGVDAVDVVGIATDHCVRATALDARAAGIDTTVLVGLTAGVAPETTQAALDLLREKEVRLV, from the coding sequence ATGGCACGCGCACTCATCGTCGTCGACGTCCAGAACGACTTCTGCGAGGGCGGCGCCCTCGGCGTCGAGGGCGGGCACGACGTCGCCCGCGGCGTCGCCGCGCGCATCGCGGAGGGCGGCTACGACCTCGTCGTCACGACGCAGGACTGGCACGTCGACCCGGGCACGCACTGGTCGACCACACCCGACTTCCTCGACACGTGGCCCGTCCACTGCGAAGCCGGCACCCCGGGTGCCGAGGTCCACGCGGACGTCGCCGCCGCGCTCGCCGCGACGGACATGCCCGTCGCGGGCGTCCGCAAGGGCGCCTACGAGGCCGCGTACTCGGGCTTCGAGGGCGTCGACGCCGACGGCACGGGGCTCGCGGGCGTCCTCGCCGCGGCGGGTGTCGACGCGGTCGACGTCGTCGGCATCGCGACCGACCACTGCGTGCGCGCGACCGCGCTCGACGCCCGCGCAGCAGGGATCGACACGACCGTCCTCGTCGGCCTCACCGCCGGCGTCGCCCCCGAGACCACGCAGGCCGCGCTCGACCTGCTCCGCGAGAAGGAGGTGCGTCTTGTCTGA
- a CDS encoding NUDIX hydrolase, producing the protein MSDAVAPAGYDPSAYPPFAVTSDIVVLTIRGGELSVLLVERGNEPYAGSWALPGGFVDIDEPGEETARRELVEETGLEISTYHLEQLRTYSAPGRDPRMRVVSTAYLAFLPDLPAPVAGDDAARARFFALRDIAAGEVTLAFDHEQILADAVERARSKIEYTTLAAAFVEKPFTLGDLRRVYECVWGTRLHPSNFARKVLSTPGFVRSLDVRGASQFEGGRVGALYETGDATVLHPAILRPTDDEEDE; encoded by the coding sequence TTGTCTGACGCCGTCGCCCCCGCCGGGTACGACCCGTCGGCCTACCCGCCGTTCGCCGTGACGAGCGACATCGTCGTCCTCACGATCCGTGGCGGCGAGCTCTCCGTCCTGCTCGTCGAGCGCGGCAACGAGCCCTACGCGGGCTCGTGGGCCCTGCCCGGCGGCTTCGTCGACATCGACGAGCCCGGCGAGGAGACCGCGCGCCGCGAGCTCGTAGAGGAGACGGGGCTCGAGATCTCGACCTACCACCTCGAGCAGCTCCGCACGTACTCGGCGCCCGGCCGTGACCCGCGCATGCGCGTCGTCTCGACCGCCTACCTCGCGTTCCTGCCCGACCTCCCCGCGCCCGTCGCGGGCGACGACGCTGCCCGCGCGCGCTTCTTCGCGCTGCGCGACATCGCCGCCGGGGAGGTGACGCTCGCGTTCGACCACGAGCAGATCCTTGCCGACGCCGTCGAGCGCGCGCGCTCGAAGATCGAGTACACGACGCTCGCAGCGGCATTCGTCGAGAAGCCCTTCACGCTCGGCGACCTGCGGCGCGTGTACGAGTGCGTGTGGGGCACGCGCCTGCACCCGTCGAACTTCGCGCGCAAGGTGCTCTCGACGCCCGGGTTCGTCCGCAGCCTCGACGTGCGCGGCGCGAGCCAGTTCGAGGGCGGCCGTGTGGGCGCCCTCTACGAGACGGGGGACGCGACCGTCCTGCACCCCGCGATCCTGCGACCCACCGACGACGAGGAGGACGAGTGA